The sequence TTTTTAATTGAAATTAGAAAATTCAAAAATTAACTAAAAATTACAAAATTAAAAACTATAAAATTTACTTAGTAGCGAAAATACTTCTCTTATAAGAATCCAAATTTTCTAAAGCGATGCCCGTACCCTTGGCCACGCATAAAAGTGCTTCGTCAGCTACATAAGCCGGTACATCAGTTGTACGATATAAAAGTTGATCAAGATTTCTTAGCAAAGAACTTCCGCCAGATAAGACCATGCCTTTATCCATAATATCTGACGCTAATTCTGGCGGTGTGTCTCGCAAAACATTTTTAGCAGCCGCAATAATCGCTTCTAACTCATTTTGAATTGCTTCGGTTACGTCATCAGATGAAACAATAATATTTCTTGGTAAACCAGTAATAATATCGCGACCACGAATTTCCATGGTTAGCTTGTCTTCTAAATACAAAGCGCTACCGATGCCGATTTTAATCTCTTCGGCCGTCCGTTCACCAATAACTAAATTATATTTACGTCTAATATAATCAATAATTGAAGAATCAAATTTTGTACCACCAACACGAACTGAAGTTGAAGTTACAACTCCACCTAAAGAGATAACCGCCATTTCTGCTGTTCCGCCACCAATGTCAACAATCATATGACCGGATGGTGAACCAATCGGAATATCAGCTCCAATCGCGGCAGCGATCGGCTCTTTAATAATGTAGGCGGCTTTAGCACCAGCCGCAATTGTTGCGTCAATAACCGCACGACGTTCAGTTGAAGTAATTCCAGCTGGCACCGCGACCATAACTTCAGGACGGAACAAACGAACGCCAGACAAGGCTTTGTTAATAAAATAACGCAGCATGGCTTCAGTTGTATGATAATCAGCAATAACTCCATCTTTCAATGGTTTGATCGCAACAATATTTCCTGGAGTTCTACCAAGCATGTCTTTAGCTTCATTACCTACGGCAATAATTTTTTTATCGCTCATTGATATGGCGACGACTGATGGCTCATTAATAACAATTCCGCGACGCGGAATAT is a genomic window of Candidatus Falkowbacteria bacterium containing:
- a CDS encoding rod shape-determining protein, with protein sequence MFIKRIGIDLGTTYTLVHIPRRGIVINEPSVVAISMSDKKIIAVGNEAKDMLGRTPGNIVAIKPLKDGVIADYHTTEAMLRYFINKALSGVRLFRPEVMVAVPAGITSTERRAVIDATIAAGAKAAYIIKEPIAAAIGADIPIGSPSGHMIVDIGGGTAEMAVISLGGVVTSTSVRVGGTKFDSSIIDYIRRKYNLVIGERTAEEIKIGIGSALYLEDKLTMEIRGRDIITGLPRNIIVSSDDVTEAIQNELEAIIAAAKNVLRDTPPELASDIMDKGMVLSGGSSLLRNLDQLLYRTTDVPAYVADEALLCVAKGTGIALENLDSYKRSIFATK